The genomic stretch GGTAACTCAGCAAATAGTGGTGGTGGAGGTAACTCAGCAAATAGTGGTGGTGGAGGTAACTCAGCAAATAGTGGTGGTGGAGGTAACTCAGCAAATAGTGGAGATGGAGGTAATTCAGCAAATAGTGGAGGTGGAGGTAACTCAGCAAATAGTGGAGGTGGAGGTAACTCAGCAAATAGTGGAGGTGGAGGTAACTCAGCAAATAGTGGAGGAGGAAGCGCCGGGAATAGCGGAGGAGGAAATTCCGGGAATGGTGGAGGGGGGAATTCAGGGAACAAGTAAAATCGTGAAATGAACAAAACCAAAAAATTGAGGATCATGAAGAAGAAGGATTTGGGTCAAAAGCGAGAAAGTAAAAGAACAGTATGAAAAAAGTAAAGGGGGCCCGGCAGCAATCAAGCAGTAAATCTTATTACTTATCTCGCCGAGTTCAGTGTAAATGAGAATAGTAGCTTTGCTGTTTATTTCTCTACTACTTTTGGTGCACGTAGCCAGTGCTGAAACTGTCATCACAATTGAAGTGCTCGAGAATGGGACGGCGATGTGGACTACCGAAAAGCGTTTGCCTCTCACCAACCAGACAGAAATAGGAGACTGGGAAGAATTCGTTAGCATGGGGGAGAACACTGATCAGGATGGGAAGGATATTGCAGATTTCAGAGACCGCATAGATTGGTTCATAAGTTCAGCTGAAAAATTCTCAAACCGCTCAATGGAAGCTAAAAATTTTAATATTTCCTATGGTACGACAAAAACTCTGGCAGGAGTTTTCAGCATTATCAGTTACACCTTTGAATGGAAGAATTTTTCGCGCGTGGATTCATCAAATATTTTCATAGGGGATGCATTTTCAGAAGGCATGGTGCTTTCCCAGGACAATGTTCTTATCATTAAAATACCTGAAAATTATGAGGTAGAGACAGTTTCTCCGGCTTTCGATCTGCGCGATGGGAACAGGTTGATATGGGATGGTAGAATGTTCAGGAGCTTCGGTAGAGGAGAACCTTCCATCACACTCTCCAAAAAAGGCCGATTCACATGGTACATAATAGGAATTGTCATGTTCAGTCTGGCCTCAGGAACCTCCTTGATACTTTGGAAAAAAAGGCAGACAAGGGATTTTGGAGATAAGATTCACGATCCCACTCCACCTGAAATCAATGCACTCACCACTGGAGCCTCTCAGATAGCAGGCACTGAGATACAGCCGTCACACCAGGAGGATTTAACACTTGTTCTTTCAGAGATTGATCTTGGGGATGAAGAAATGATAGAGAACCTCCTTCACAAATCGGGCGGACAGGCCTATCAGTCAGATATCGTCAAAGAGAGTGGATTCTCAAAATCCAAGATAAGTATAGTTCTTGCCAAGATGAAGGAAGATGGAAGGATAATTAAAATAAAGAAAGGCAAAGAGAACATAATAAGGCTGATTAAAAAATAAGTGCTTACTCAGAAGTCAAACAAGGAACTCTGGGGTTTGACATCCTTTTTTGATTTGATTTCAGGTTCTTCTTCAACTTCAATTTCTTCTACCATTTCCCCCCTTAAGCCAAACCCACCAAATACTTCTATTTCATGCTCGGTCTCTCTTTCGATCAGAGCCCGGGACTCTTCATATATTTTCTGCACCTTTTTGGTGATTGTTTTTGATTCCAGCAGGAATGCAATTTCCTCGGTCTCAAGGCCTAGCAAAGCCGCGATCTTCGGGGCGTATTTTTCGTCGTTCATCATCATTCTGAAAAACGGCAACAGCTGGGAACGGGTAAAACCCTTTGACACATGGCAGTGCGTTCCTATCTTTTTGGCCGTCGAATCGCGTATATTTCTCATCCCCTTTGTCGAACCGAGCTTCCTCCAGAGGGAAGGGGGTTGGAATTTTGCAAATCCGGTATAGCGGGCTGAACGCGCAACCACGATCCCCGAGGTCATCATAACGCCTGCATACCTCCACATGTTGTAGTTCTGCCTTCTCCTCACCCGGCCCAGAAAGAGGGATGCCCTGGAGAGACAGCGATACCCTTCTTCGAGGTCTTCCGGCTTTGTATATTCAAGTGGAAGATTCTCATCCACCCACTGTATCAGATCCTCCGGGTTCTCATCCAGATTAAACGTGGATTTATGTGCCACGATTATATCACTCCCTTTAAAGATCTTCGCCAATACCTTGAATATGTTCTCCCTGGTATCCCTTTCTCCTGTGGCAATGTCCCCGGGTTCGATACTGGATCTGCCCTGCGCAATAGCCTGCAGGTCATTTATAGCGCTTCGAAGATCTCCGTTTGCATTCTCCGCGATCTCCTCGAGCACACCCAGACCGCACATAACGCCTTCCGCTTCGGCGATTTTCTTCAATACAGGTATCATGGAACGCGAAATTACTGAATTGAACTGGACAGGTTTGCAGGCGTTACGCAGACCTGCTGACATATCATAGAGCTCATTTGCGATAAGAATGATGGGCTGGCTTGTTTTCTTTATCAGTTCCACTATAGCCTTCTCTCCTCCGCGGTCTGCCGTGCCGTGGATGTTATCGGCTTCATCCATTATCACGAGCCTTTTCACGCCGCTTCCATCCAGCGTTCCCATCTGTGAGGCCGAGCCAGCCACTTTCTCGATTATCTCCGCAGTGCGCTGGTCGCTTGCATTTAATTCGATCGCCTCCCATCCCATCTCGCGGGCAAGTGCATGCGCTGTAGTGGTCTTGCCTATCCCTGCCCTTCCGTACAGGACGATTGCCCTTTCTTTTGGAATCCCATGCCTCCAGGTTTGCGCCCAGCGCCTGAGTTCCTCCACCGCCTTATTATGGCCCACGACCCCGGAAAGCATTTGCGGGCGGTATTTTTCTGTCCAATCGAGTGATGTCATTATTAGGTGGTTTTACAAACTGTATCGCTTAAATAGATATCTTTTCATTAAACACATGATGAGAATAAACGCTATCCAGCTTTTCATCAATTCAGCTGTGATGATGTCAAATCTTTTCATCCCCGTGCTTGCGCAAGATCTCGGCGCAACGGACACCGAGATAGGTATCATAGGCGCTGTCTATGGGGCATCGCTTTTTATTTCGACGTATATATTCAGCAGGGTTACTGATGCATATTCTCCGAAAACATTGCTGTACGCAGGTTTTCTGAGCGCAACTGTATCTTTTTTTCTTCAGATATTCGCAACATCCCCTTTAACTCTTGGAGTGATAAGAGCGCTTGTGGGGTTCAGCATCGGAATATATCCCGCAGTGCTGATGCTTTACGTTTACAATCTGAAGCGGAGCATAGCAAAGTTCAGTTCCTTCATGCCCCTGGGATGGGCAGCCGGGAACATGCTGGCAGGATTTATCGCAATTTACTGGACCCTAAGGGGGATTTTTGTTGTTTCATCATTATTTTTTGCGCTGGCGTTCTTGATCACATTGACCTTGCCGCCAGGGGAAATCCGTACAAAAAAGAAAGCGGATTATTTTTCCTCGGAAATTCTGAAAAAGAACTGGAATGTCTATTTTGGATTTTTCCTTCGCCAGATCGGGGCTAACAATGTCTGGATAATTTTCCCCCTGTATCTTGCAAGCCTCGGAGCAAATGAATTAGAGGTGGGATTAATTTACACATTGAACCCCGCCCTGCAATTTTTCATAATGAGGAGACTTGACAGGATAAACACTTCAACACTTATTCATGCAGGGGACCTGTTCTCCGCTGCCGCGTTTATAGCCCTGATACCGCTGACTGTATATTACCAGGCAGTGACGGGAATGATACTGATCGCACTCTCCTATTCTTTCCTGTATGTGGGCTCAATACGAATGCTGATTGAAACAAATGAAGAGAAGGGGGCGGCCACGGGGTTGCTCAATTCCTCTATCGCTTTTGCAACAATAATAGGCTCCCTTATTGGAGGTGTGATCCTTGAATATTACAATTTCAGGGCTGTAATGGCAATGGGCGCAATTTTTGCCGTCCTGGGTTTCGTCATCGTGCGTTTCAATAGTTCAGGCAGACATCAAAGAAATTCTTGAAAAGGTCGTTCCCGCGTTCCGTATGCGAGACTTCCGGATGCCACTGCACGCCATACAGAGGCTTTGTCTTGTGTTTCATGGCCTCAGTCTCGCAGATACGCGAACGCGCAAGCCTGGTGAAATCAGGCGGCAGAGAAGATACCTCGTCTGCGTGCGATGCCCATACATTCGTCCTGGGGCCGATACGTTTTAGAATATCATCCTCATCGAGAATCTCTATCTCTACGGATGCATAGCCTCCTGCAGTGCCTTTTCTCACCGCTCCGCCAAAAGATAGCGCCATCACCTGATGGCCAAGGCAAATACCAAGGATTGGAAGGTCAAGTTCCTTTACGTAACTGGCGCAATTACCTGCGCGCTCAAGCGTGGGTCCGCCGCTGAGTATAACACCGTCAGGTCCTTTCGAAAGGATTTCTTCCACAGTCGATGTGTTCTTCATCAGTTCCACCTCCTGGTCAAGATCCCGCACGGCGCGGTGTATCAGGTGGCAGAACTGGCCGTAGTTATTGATGACGATGATCTTTACCATTCTGTTGTGAGATTGTTGTTTGGTTTTAAATATTATTCTATAGTTTGTTTGCCGAATTAAGATTTATTTACAAGTTGTTGAGTCAAAAACCAGTATTCAAAGAGTTCTTTTTCTTTTTCGCCATAATTTTCGAATTTGTTCGATATCATATTCCAGAAATGATCGTTATGTTTTCTTTCAATCAAGTGGACCATTTCGTGAAAAATCACATATTCCATTAAATCATCTGGCAAGTACTTCAAAAGAGTATTGATTGTAAGATTTTTCTTAGAACTGCAGCTTCCCCATTTTGATTTCATTTTCCTGAAATAAATGTTGCTAATGGTGATTTTTAATTCCTTTGAAATCTTTTCAACAAAAAAGTGTATTGACTGCTTGAATTCTTCATCTGTTCTTCTCAGTTCAAGTCTTTTTTTCCGTGCTTCCTCTAATGCCGCTGCTATCTCACTATTTCGTTTGTATATCCATTTTTTATGTTTTTCTATGATATCACTTTGATTTTCACAGTTCTTCGGCAAGACCAGAACCAGTTCGCCAGTTTTAAATTCCAGCCTTGGGTATCTTATGTTCCGATAAACTACTTCGTAGCTTAAAGTCGAATCACTGATTCTAATTTGGTTTACCATAGTTCTCTATATTTTCCATTAGATTTTGATATAGACTATCAAGCTCGTCAAGCTTCAATCCATATCTTTTAACATATCTGCGTACAAAACGGCGGACTTCTCTTTCAACAGTTTTTCTTGCTGTTTGCTGTACTGCCCAGTTGTTAAAGATATGATTTCGTAATCTTTCTGATAGCTCTCTTACATCTCTTGTAAATTCGCTACCCTCTCCGAAATTCTTCTCTAAATTCAGAAGCAAAGCATATTCCATGTCTGAGAAACCTAATTCCTTTTGTCTTTGGGAGAGTTTCTCAATCTTGTTAAATACTTCCATCCCTTCAGTGTAAATTCTTTCAAAATCCTTGGTTTTTTCTTTCCAGAGATTTAAAATCCTTTCCACTTTATCGGTCAGGGATTCATAAACCGGATTTTTATGCTTTTCAACTAAAACAAGCCTGTTCAATGTAAATACGATGCTTGCGGCTTTTTCTTCTTTGCTTTTTACTTTTTCTTCCAGATCCTTAAGATAATTTTCATCAAAACTTATTACAGGCAGATCCTTTCGCAAATTTTCAAGTTCAGTTGTCCTGTGAACGTACTTTAAGGTCTTTTCAAAATATTTCTGGACATACATTTCATGCCCAAGCTGACTCTGCAAAACAGTATTCATATAAAATGTGTAAATACTAGAGATCCATTTATAGTCAGAGAATCGTTCAACTTTGATTTCAGCAGGTCCTAAAAGCTCAAAAATCTTCCTGAGTTCTCTGTAATCTTCCAGGAATCTCTTGCTATTCTCTTCATCTGTTGTGAGAACTTCAATGGCTCTGAGCATGGTAAGCCTGTCATAGCTTTCTTTAGGAATGTGAGAAAATAGCGCAAGTAAGCCATCAAGCAGCATATTGAAGTCCTCCCTCAGACTTCCCATCCCGGAGAGTGCACCTTTTATTTCCTCTTCGCTGTATATCTCAAAAGCTCGCTTGAATTCTTTTAATATCCCTATATAGTCTAATATTACCCCGGCTTCTTTTATTCCTTTGTAAGGCCTGTTTGTCCTTGCTATTGCCTGGAGTAGACGATGTTCCTTTAACGGTTTGTCAAGGTACATGGTCTGAAGAATGGGCGCATCAAAACCTGTCAATAACATATCTGTGACTATCAGAATCTTTGGATACTCTTCTTCTTTGAATTTATCTATTACTTCCTTTCGTATCTCGTCAATCTCTTTCTCGCCGTATCTGGCTCTTGATTCTGTGCTGGTGTGCTGGACGATTTCGGTGTCTTTTTTAGTGTAGGTCATGACGACTTCTGAGTATTCTTTCGGCAGCCACTTATCCAGATATAATTTATAGTAGGCGCAAGCTTTCCGGCTAGCTGCAACAACCATGGCTTTGAATGTTCCATCAACATTTTCTTTAAAGTGCTCTGCGATATCCTTAGCAATGAGTTCAATCCTTTTGGGATTTTCGAGGAACATGTTTATTGCATTGAGCCGCTTCTTTACTCCCTCTTCCACCTTGTCCCTTATATCATCAGAAAGTTCCTCAAATTCCACCTCAAGGAAGGTCTCAAGCATATCTTTTTTCAGGTGAACTTCCTTTTCCAGCCTCGGCTGGTAGACAAGTTTTACCGTGAAACCATCCTGAATAGAGTCTGTAATGAAATACCTGTCAAGATATTTTTCTTCAGGGGGATAGCTGAATTCCAGATAGGTATCCTTTCCTCTCTTTGAGATTGGGGTTCCTGTCAGGGAAAAGAAGAAGGCATTTTTCAGGATTTTTTTCATCTGGCCAGCCATGGTTCCATACTGGCTCCTGTGCCCTTCATCGATGAACGCAACCACATTCTTTCTGGTCAGAATTGTTTCTTTTTGCTTTGAGAGTTCTTCCAGTTCTTTCTGCAATTCGCCAAGTTCTTCAACCCTGAACTTGTGTATCAGAGTAATCATTATACCCCGCTTGCCCTTTCCCTCATCATGTTTGAGAACCTTTCTCAATTCATCGATGGAACCGATAATCTCAGGCTTTACTATATCAAGCGAGTTAAATTCCGTGTAGAGTTGCTCTTCCAGCTCGATCCTGTCCACAATGAAGAAAATAGAGGGGTTTTCAAGGCTCTTTAGATGATAGAGCTTATGGGCTGCAAAGATCATGGTGAGCGTCTTGCCCGACCCCTGCCAGTGCCATATCAGCCCTTTATTCTTTTCGTCCTCTCCTTTCAGGTTGGCTGATACCCTCTCCACTATTTTTCTGGCTGCCCTGTACTGCATGTACCTTGCGATGACTTTCGTGGCATTTCCCATCTCCACCCTGAAGAACATGAAATTGCGGATGATATCCAGCAATATGTCCTTTGAGAGCATTTCAATAGCAGAATCGATGGAGTCTTTCCCTTCTTCTTTCCACTGATTGACTTTGATCTCATCCTGCCATGGGACAATAGGGAAATACATGGCGGTTTGCTCTGAAGCTATGCCTATCTGGACATATTTGTAAAGCTCCGGAACTATTTTTTCATAGTCCTTTATCTGTCTGTATGCATCGAACCAGTTTTCAGAGAAGCTTGCAGGATTCTTGCATTCGAACTCCACAAGAGGAATACCATTGACATAAAGCATTATGTCGGTTCGTATATCATCCCTCCCATGATAGATAACCTGCCTGCTCACGATGAACTCGTTATTGTCCAGTTCCTCAAAATCAAAAAGCCTGACATACTTAACAATCCGCTCTTTTTCAAATTTTATTGGTACGCCGAACTTGAGATAGTTGAGAATTTGCTTTAATCCCTCATTCCCGGAGCCTTTGAGTTTGAGTTCGTTCAGGACGTGTTTTAATTCCTCGTCCCCGATTCCTTTTTCTGAATTCAGCCTCTTTATTGCCCTGACAAGATTATTGAGCAGCAGAGGTTCGCTGAAGCTTTCCCGCTCAAGCTCATTTGCGGGCACGAAGCGCCAGCCTTTTTCAATGAGTTTTTCAATGATGTAATCCTCGACAAGGGATTTTTCAGAGAACTTTGGCATGGGTCTTATGACTTCTCCTTGCCCATGCAGCATTTTTTGTATTTTTTCCCCGAACCACAGGGACATGGTTCATTTCTTCCGATCTTTTCTCTTTTAATTGTTTCATCATCCATTTCAGATTCAGGGTCATCCTCTCCGAGCCATGCGAAGTCCTCCTCTTCGGATTTTGAGCTGTGATCATCCAAACTTTCAATGCTCTCCCTGGAAAAATGGTCTAAAGGATCACGCGTATTTCTCTTGATATCGTCACCGTCATCTGAACGCTTGATCCTCGATTCCACATCTTCTTCTTTCATGAAGATTTCCATGATCCTGCCCTCTTCAAAAGCCCTGTGTATTTCTGGCATAACGGACATATCGTGGAACCGAGCAAGGTCTTGAATTATCAGACTTGCGAATGTAATATCATTGGTTGTATTTAGCAATTCTATAAGGTGTTTCACGACTCCATTTTTATAAGAAGGCTTGTTTCTCGACAGTATAACAAGAGCAGTCGTGGCTGTCCCTCGTGCAAAAGATTCCAGAGTTTCGTCTCTTGTGAATTCTTTGAGGGGCTCTATAGCCTCCTCACCGAAGGCAACAAGCAAGCTTGTGACATTTTCTGTCAGCCAATCATATAATTCAAAGTTCCTAAATCTGATA from Candidatus Methanoperedens sp. encodes the following:
- a CDS encoding M48 family metallopeptidase; protein product: MVNQIRISDSTLSYEVVYRNIRYPRLEFKTGELVLVLPKNCENQSDIIEKHKKWIYKRNSEIAAALEEARKKRLELRRTDEEFKQSIHFFVEKISKELKITISNIYFRKMKSKWGSCSSKKNLTINTLLKYLPDDLMEYVIFHEMVHLIERKHNDHFWNMISNKFENYGEKEKELFEYWFLTQQLVNKS
- a CDS encoding HsdR family type I site-specific deoxyribonuclease; the protein is MSLWFGEKIQKMLHGQGEVIRPMPKFSEKSLVEDYIIEKLIEKGWRFVPANELERESFSEPLLLNNLVRAIKRLNSEKGIGDEELKHVLNELKLKGSGNEGLKQILNYLKFGVPIKFEKERIVKYVRLFDFEELDNNEFIVSRQVIYHGRDDIRTDIMLYVNGIPLVEFECKNPASFSENWFDAYRQIKDYEKIVPELYKYVQIGIASEQTAMYFPIVPWQDEIKVNQWKEEGKDSIDSAIEMLSKDILLDIIRNFMFFRVEMGNATKVIARYMQYRAARKIVERVSANLKGEDEKNKGLIWHWQGSGKTLTMIFAAHKLYHLKSLENPSIFFIVDRIELEEQLYTEFNSLDIVKPEIIGSIDELRKVLKHDEGKGKRGIMITLIHKFRVEELGELQKELEELSKQKETILTRKNVVAFIDEGHRSQYGTMAGQMKKILKNAFFFSLTGTPISKRGKDTYLEFSYPPEEKYLDRYFITDSIQDGFTVKLVYQPRLEKEVHLKKDMLETFLEVEFEELSDDIRDKVEEGVKKRLNAINMFLENPKRIELIAKDIAEHFKENVDGTFKAMVVAASRKACAYYKLYLDKWLPKEYSEVVMTYTKKDTEIVQHTSTESRARYGEKEIDEIRKEVIDKFKEEEYPKILIVTDMLLTGFDAPILQTMYLDKPLKEHRLLQAIARTNRPYKGIKEAGVILDYIGILKEFKRAFEIYSEEEIKGALSGMGSLREDFNMLLDGLLALFSHIPKESYDRLTMLRAIEVLTTDEENSKRFLEDYRELRKIFELLGPAEIKVERFSDYKWISSIYTFYMNTVLQSQLGHEMYVQKYFEKTLKYVHRTTELENLRKDLPVISFDENYLKDLEEKVKSKEEKAASIVFTLNRLVLVEKHKNPVYESLTDKVERILNLWKEKTKDFERIYTEGMEVFNKIEKLSQRQKELGFSDMEYALLLNLEKNFGEGSEFTRDVRELSERLRNHIFNNWAVQQTARKTVEREVRRFVRRYVKRYGLKLDELDSLYQNLMENIENYGKPN
- a CDS encoding GMP synthase subunit A, producing MVKIIVINNYGQFCHLIHRAVRDLDQEVELMKNTSTVEEILSKGPDGVILSGGPTLERAGNCASYVKELDLPILGICLGHQVMALSFGGAVRKGTAGGYASVEIEILDEDDILKRIGPRTNVWASHADEVSSLPPDFTRLARSRICETEAMKHKTKPLYGVQWHPEVSHTERGNDLFKNFFDVCLNY
- a CDS encoding DUF1186 domain-containing protein, which translates into the protein MAIEKDEDLADLINSHTRMDWDLMMKDMHEISTGELIEGLTALGLYVNKKFAQEIAGREDAVFHIRKLIQDGQYWSQIAPGNRWTPIHAIHILALIKSKNALSLLLDTIRFRNFELYDWLTENVTSLLVAFGEEAIEPLKEFTRDETLESFARGTATTALVILSRNKPSYKNGVVKHLIELLNTTNDITFASLIIQDLARFHDMSVMPEIHRAFEEGRIMEIFMKEEDVESRIKRSDDGDDIKRNTRDPLDHFSRESIESLDDHSSKSEEEDFAWLGEDDPESEMDDETIKREKIGRNEPCPCGSGKKYKKCCMGKEKS
- a CDS encoding replication factor C large subunit, with the translated sequence MTSLDWTEKYRPQMLSGVVGHNKAVEELRRWAQTWRHGIPKERAIVLYGRAGIGKTTTAHALAREMGWEAIELNASDQRTAEIIEKVAGSASQMGTLDGSGVKRLVIMDEADNIHGTADRGGEKAIVELIKKTSQPIILIANELYDMSAGLRNACKPVQFNSVISRSMIPVLKKIAEAEGVMCGLGVLEEIAENANGDLRSAINDLQAIAQGRSSIEPGDIATGERDTRENIFKVLAKIFKGSDIIVAHKSTFNLDENPEDLIQWVDENLPLEYTKPEDLEEGYRCLSRASLFLGRVRRRQNYNMWRYAGVMMTSGIVVARSARYTGFAKFQPPSLWRKLGSTKGMRNIRDSTAKKIGTHCHVSKGFTRSQLLPFFRMMMNDEKYAPKIAALLGLETEEIAFLLESKTITKKVQKIYEESRALIERETEHEIEVFGGFGLRGEMVEEIEVEEEPEIKSKKDVKPQSSLFDF
- a CDS encoding MFS transporter; protein product: MMRINAIQLFINSAVMMSNLFIPVLAQDLGATDTEIGIIGAVYGASLFISTYIFSRVTDAYSPKTLLYAGFLSATVSFFLQIFATSPLTLGVIRALVGFSIGIYPAVLMLYVYNLKRSIAKFSSFMPLGWAAGNMLAGFIAIYWTLRGIFVVSSLFFALAFLITLTLPPGEIRTKKKADYFSSEILKKNWNVYFGFFLRQIGANNVWIIFPLYLASLGANELEVGLIYTLNPALQFFIMRRLDRINTSTLIHAGDLFSAAAFIALIPLTVYYQAVTGMILIALSYSFLYVGSIRMLIETNEEKGAATGLLNSSIAFATIIGSLIGGVILEYYNFRAVMAMGAIFAVLGFVIVRFNSSGRHQRNS